The Pseudomonas fluorescens genome includes a window with the following:
- the treS gene encoding maltose alpha-D-glucosyltransferase, producing the protein MAKKPRSATFIKDPLWYKDAVIYQVHVKSYFDSNNDGIGDFPGLIEKLDYIADLGVNTIWLLPFYPSPRRDDGYDIAEYRGVSADYGTMADARRFIAEAHKRNLRVITELVINHTSDQHPWFQRARKAKPGSKARDFYVWSDDDHKYDGTRIIFLDTEKSNWTWDPVAGQYFWHRFYSHQPDLNFDNPQVIKAVLSVMRYWLDMGIDGLRLDAIPYLIERDGTNNENLPETHDVLKLIRAEIDANYPDRMLLAEANQWPEDTQLYFGDVDAQGMNGDECHMAFHFPLMPRMYMALAQEDRFPITDILRQTPEIPANCQWAIFLRNHDELTLEMVTDKERDYLWNYYAADRRARINLGIRRRLAPLVERDRRRVELLNSLLLSMPGTPTLYYGDEIGMGDNIYLGDRDGVRTPMQWSIDRNGGFSRADPASLVLPPIMDPQYGYQSVNVETQAGDPHSLLNWTRRMLAVRKQSKAFGRGTLKMLSPSNRRILAYTREYTGPDGKHEIILCVANVSRSAQAAELDLSTYAGMVPVEMLGGNAFPPIGQLNFLLTLAPYGFYWFALATENQMPSWHVEPAQSLPDFTTLVLKKRLEELLEAPSRTTLEQTILPSWLQNRRWFAGKDSAIEKVEIVYGVRFGDPQHPVLLSEIDVTSGGQTLRYQLPFGLLAEDQVGAALPQQLALSRVRRVRQVGLITDAFSLESFVRAVLHSMQAATVLPFAEGELRFEPTEGLAALNLGDEPEVRYLSAEQSNSSVVVGSSLVLKLIRKVASGVHPELEMSAYLTAAGFGNISPLLGSVVRRDAQGEDALLMIAQGYLSNQGDAWEWTQNNLERALRDELADAVSEQEQHYNALGELKDFAGMLGQRLGEMHQVLAQATDDPDFAPQATNAKQAQAIGKDVAAQVENALRLLKQNQGQLNPADQAMVARLLEHKKTVLAHVQALAGKAEGGLRIRVHGDLHLGQVLVIKGDAYLIDFEGEPARPLHERRGKHSPYKDVSGVLRSFDYAAAMAIHLHTVDSTADADAARQRVADRYLKEARQAFVEAYRLAAASLAHEWKDAEGEDAALALFGLEKAAYEVAYEAENRPTWLPVPLHGLVGLLSGLQPFSDVAGPI; encoded by the coding sequence ATGGCGAAGAAACCCCGGTCTGCCACCTTCATCAAAGATCCGCTCTGGTACAAGGATGCGGTGATTTACCAGGTCCACGTAAAATCCTATTTCGACTCCAATAACGACGGGATCGGTGACTTTCCCGGCCTGATCGAAAAGCTCGATTACATCGCCGACCTGGGCGTCAACACCATCTGGCTGCTGCCGTTCTATCCTTCGCCCAGGCGCGATGACGGCTACGACATTGCCGAATACCGTGGCGTCAGCGCCGACTACGGCACTATGGCCGATGCGCGGCGGTTCATTGCCGAAGCCCATAAGCGCAACCTGCGGGTAATCACCGAGCTGGTCATCAACCACACCTCGGACCAGCACCCCTGGTTCCAGCGTGCGCGCAAGGCCAAGCCGGGTTCGAAGGCGCGGGACTTTTACGTCTGGTCCGATGACGACCACAAATACGACGGCACGCGAATCATTTTCCTCGACACCGAGAAGTCCAACTGGACCTGGGACCCGGTGGCGGGCCAGTATTTCTGGCACCGCTTCTATTCCCACCAGCCCGACCTCAACTTCGATAACCCGCAGGTCATCAAGGCCGTGTTGTCGGTGATGCGCTACTGGCTGGACATGGGCATCGACGGCCTGCGCCTGGACGCCATCCCGTACTTGATCGAGCGCGACGGCACCAACAATGAAAACCTGCCCGAGACCCATGACGTCCTGAAGTTGATCCGCGCCGAGATCGACGCCAACTACCCCGACCGCATGTTGCTGGCCGAAGCCAACCAGTGGCCGGAAGACACCCAGTTGTACTTCGGCGATGTCGACGCCCAGGGGATGAACGGTGACGAATGCCACATGGCTTTCCACTTCCCGCTGATGCCACGCATGTACATGGCATTGGCCCAGGAAGATCGTTTCCCTATCACCGATATCCTGCGTCAGACCCCGGAGATCCCCGCCAATTGCCAGTGGGCGATTTTCCTGCGCAACCACGATGAGTTGACTCTGGAGATGGTCACCGACAAGGAGCGTGACTACCTGTGGAACTACTACGCCGCCGACCGTCGGGCGCGTATCAACCTGGGCATTCGTCGGCGCCTGGCGCCGTTGGTGGAGCGCGATCGTCGTCGCGTCGAGTTGCTCAACAGCCTGCTGCTGTCGATGCCCGGCACGCCGACGCTGTACTACGGCGATGAAATCGGCATGGGCGACAACATCTACTTGGGCGACCGTGATGGCGTGCGTACGCCGATGCAGTGGTCCATCGACCGCAATGGCGGTTTCTCCCGCGCCGACCCGGCCAGCCTGGTGCTGCCACCGATCATGGACCCGCAGTACGGCTACCAGTCGGTCAACGTCGAGACCCAGGCGGGCGATCCGCACTCGCTGCTCAACTGGACGCGGCGGATGCTGGCGGTGCGCAAGCAGTCCAAGGCCTTCGGCCGTGGCACGTTGAAGATGCTCTCGCCGAGCAACCGCCGGATCCTGGCCTATACCCGCGAATACACCGGGCCTGACGGCAAGCACGAAATCATCCTCTGCGTGGCCAACGTGTCTCGCAGCGCCCAGGCTGCTGAACTGGATCTGTCGACCTACGCCGGCATGGTCCCGGTGGAGATGCTCGGCGGCAACGCCTTCCCACCCATCGGCCAGTTGAACTTCCTGCTGACCCTGGCGCCGTACGGCTTCTATTGGTTCGCCCTGGCAACAGAGAACCAGATGCCGAGCTGGCACGTGGAACCGGCCCAGAGCTTGCCGGACTTCACCACCCTGGTGCTGAAAAAGCGCCTGGAAGAATTGCTCGAAGCGCCATCGCGCACCACGCTGGAGCAAACTATCCTGCCGAGCTGGCTGCAGAACCGGCGCTGGTTCGCCGGCAAGGACAGTGCGATCGAGAAGGTCGAGATTGTCTATGGCGTGCGCTTTGGTGACCCGCAGCACCCGGTGCTGCTCAGCGAAATCGATGTCACCAGTGGCGGTCAGACCCTGCGTTATCAGCTGCCGTTCGGCCTGCTCGCCGAAGACCAGGTCGGTGCGGCGTTGCCGCAGCAACTGGCGTTGTCGCGGGTACGTCGGGTGCGTCAGGTGGGCCTGATCACCGATGCATTCAGCCTGGAAAGCTTCGTGCGAGCCGTGCTGCACAGCATGCAGGCCGCCACCGTGCTGCCGTTCGCCGAAGGTGAGTTGCGCTTCGAGCCCACCGAAGGCCTGGCCGCGCTGAACCTGGGAGACGAACCAGAGGTACGTTACTTGTCCGCCGAACAGTCCAACAGTTCGGTGGTGGTGGGCAGCAGCCTCGTGCTCAAGCTGATTCGCAAGGTCGCCTCGGGTGTGCACCCGGAACTGGAAATGAGCGCCTACCTGACTGCTGCCGGTTTCGGCAACATTTCACCGCTGTTGGGTTCGGTGGTTCGCCGCGACGCCCAGGGTGAAGATGCGCTGCTGATGATCGCCCAGGGCTACTTGAGCAATCAGGGCGATGCCTGGGAATGGACCCAGAACAACCTCGAACGCGCCCTGCGCGATGAGCTGGCGGACGCGGTGTCCGAGCAGGAGCAGCATTACAACGCCCTGGGTGAACTGAAGGATTTCGCCGGCATGCTCGGCCAGCGCCTGGGGGAAATGCACCAGGTATTGGCCCAAGCCACTGACGATCCGGACTTCGCGCCGCAGGCCACCAACGCCAAGCAAGCCCAGGCCATTGGCAAGGACGTGGCTGCGCAAGTGGAAAACGCCTTGCGCCTGCTCAAGCAGAACCAAGGCCAATTGAACCCGGCGGACCAGGCCATGGTCGCACGTTTGCTGGAGCACAAGAAAACCGTCCTGGCCCATGTCCAAGCACTGGCCGGCAAGGCTGAAGGAGGCTTGCGCATTCGCGTCCATGGCGACCTGCACCTGGGGCAGGTACTGGTGATCAAGGGCGACGCCTACCTGATCGACTTTGAAGGTGAGCCGGCGCGGCCATTGCATGAACGACGGGGCAAGCACAGCCCTTATAAGGACGTCAGTGGCGTGTTGCGTTCCTTCGATTATGCCGCGGCCATGGCGATTCACTTGCACACCGTCGACAGCACGGCTGATGCCGATGCGGCGCGGCAACGGGTCGCTGATCGTTATCTGAAAGAGGCTCGCCAGGCATTTGTCGAGGCA
- a CDS encoding alpha-1,4-glucan--maltose-1-phosphate maltosyltransferase — protein MTAEHPTELAYNPHLPLSQALLLPRIAIENTMPVIDGGQFAAKAVAGQDVTVTSKVFADGHDKLAVRIRWRALQDEVWNSEVMSDLGNNGWRGQFNVPEQGRYVFCIEAWIDQFASFRYELEKKFGAGVPISLELQEGRNQVQMAVERSTGELSEQLAALHHQLSGLLPTEQVALFLAPRSADLMSRADHRPYLSISAEYPLDVERKLSEFASWYELFPRSITDDSARHGTFNDVHSRLAVIQDMGFDVLYFPPIHPIGRSFRKGPNNSLTAGPDDPGSPYAIGSEEGGHEAIHPQLGSREDFRRLVAAAADHGLEIALDFAIQCSQDHPWLKQHPGWFSWRPDGTIKYAENPPKKYQDIVNVDFYAADAIPSLWTELRDIVVGWVKEGVKIFRVDNPHTKPLPFWQWLIADVRAQYPEVIFLAEAFTTPAMMARLGKVGYSQSYTYFTWRNTKAELATYFSELNESPWRECYRPNFFVNTPDINPAFLHESGRAGFLIRAALATMGSGLWGMYSGFELCESAPVPGKEEYLDSEKYEIRPRDFTAPGNIIAEIAQLNRIRRQNPALHTHLGLKVYNAWNDNILYFGKRTADGSNFILVAVSLDPHNPQEASFELPLWEMGLPDDAQTQGEDLMNGHRWSWYGKYQFMRIDPAYQPFGIWRISVA, from the coding sequence ATGACTGCCGAACACCCGACTGAACTGGCCTACAACCCGCATTTGCCGCTGTCTCAAGCCTTGCTGTTGCCGCGTATCGCTATTGAAAACACCATGCCGGTGATCGACGGCGGACAATTCGCCGCCAAGGCCGTGGCTGGGCAGGACGTGACAGTGACCAGCAAAGTCTTCGCCGATGGTCATGACAAGCTGGCCGTGCGCATTCGCTGGCGTGCGCTGCAGGACGAAGTGTGGAACAGCGAGGTCATGAGCGACCTGGGCAACAACGGCTGGCGCGGGCAGTTCAATGTGCCGGAGCAAGGTCGCTATGTCTTCTGCATCGAGGCCTGGATCGATCAGTTCGCCAGTTTCCGCTACGAACTGGAGAAAAAATTCGGTGCGGGGGTGCCGATCAGCCTGGAGCTGCAGGAAGGACGCAATCAAGTGCAAATGGCCGTCGAGCGCAGCACAGGGGAGCTGAGCGAGCAACTGGCGGCCCTGCACCACCAGCTCTCCGGTCTGTTGCCGACCGAGCAGGTGGCGCTGTTCCTGGCACCGCGCAGTGCCGATCTGATGTCCCGGGCCGATCATCGCCCGTACTTGAGCATCAGCGCCGAGTATCCGCTGGATGTGGAGCGCAAGCTGTCTGAGTTTGCCAGCTGGTATGAGCTGTTTCCCCGCTCGATCACCGACGATTCTGCGCGCCATGGCACCTTCAACGACGTGCACTCGCGCCTGGCGGTGATTCAGGACATGGGCTTCGACGTGCTGTACTTCCCGCCGATCCACCCCATCGGTCGCAGTTTCCGCAAAGGCCCGAACAATTCCCTCACCGCCGGTCCCGACGACCCGGGCAGCCCGTATGCCATTGGCAGCGAGGAGGGTGGGCACGAGGCTATTCACCCGCAATTGGGTAGCCGCGAGGACTTCCGGCGCCTGGTGGCGGCGGCCGCTGACCACGGCCTGGAGATCGCCCTGGACTTCGCGATCCAGTGTTCCCAGGATCACCCCTGGCTCAAGCAGCACCCGGGCTGGTTCAGCTGGCGGCCGGACGGCACGATCAAATATGCGGAAAACCCGCCGAAGAAATACCAGGACATCGTCAACGTCGATTTCTACGCGGCCGATGCGATTCCCAGCCTGTGGACGGAGCTGCGGGACATCGTGGTGGGCTGGGTCAAGGAAGGCGTGAAGATATTCCGCGTCGACAACCCTCACACCAAGCCGCTGCCGTTCTGGCAATGGCTGATCGCCGATGTGCGGGCGCAATACCCTGAAGTGATCTTCCTGGCTGAAGCGTTCACCACGCCGGCCATGATGGCGCGGCTGGGCAAGGTCGGTTATTCCCAGAGCTACACCTATTTCACCTGGCGCAACACCAAGGCTGAGCTGGCGACCTACTTCAGTGAGCTCAATGAATCGCCGTGGCGTGAATGCTACCGGCCGAATTTTTTCGTCAACACGCCAGACATCAACCCGGCCTTTCTCCATGAGTCGGGGCGCGCCGGTTTTTTGATCCGCGCGGCCCTGGCAACCATGGGCTCAGGCCTGTGGGGCATGTATTCGGGCTTCGAGCTGTGTGAGTCGGCACCGGTGCCGGGCAAGGAGGAATACCTCGATTCGGAGAAATACGAGATCCGCCCCCGAGACTTCACCGCGCCGGGCAACATCATTGCCGAGATCGCCCAGCTCAATCGTATCCGTCGACAGAACCCTGCGTTGCATACGCACTTGGGCCTGAAGGTCTACAACGCCTGGAATGACAACATCCTGTACTTCGGCAAGCGCACCGCCGACGGCAGCAACTTCATTCTGGTGGCGGTGAGTCTTGATCCGCACAACCCGCAGGAAGCCAGTTTTGAGTTGCCGCTGTGGGAGATGGGCCTGCCCGACGACGCCCAGACCCAGGGCGAGGATCTGATGAATGGCCATCGCTGGAGCTGGTATGGCAAGTACCAGTTCATGCGCATTGACCCGGCTTACCAGCCCTTTGGAATCTGGCGGATCAGCGTGGCGTGA